The Dromaius novaehollandiae isolate bDroNov1 chromosome 3, bDroNov1.hap1, whole genome shotgun sequence genome includes the window AGAAGCGATGGTGGTGAGAGGCTCCATTGCAGTGGAGACTGGGGGCATGGATAAGGTGGTGCCGCCTGGCCAAGGACGCCTGGCGAGGTGTGTGCGTAGGGGAGCCGCACACACAGGGGCTGGCACAGGGGTGTATGCATGGGGAGGGGGTACGTATGGGGATGTATGTATGGGGTGTGTATATATGGGGGAGATGTGCATCTGACAGGGTGTATGTATGGGTGGATGAATGTATGGGGGATGAGTGTACAGGGAGGTGTATGTATGGCAGCAAGTATATACGGGGGTGTATGTGTGGTGGGGTGTATATATGGGGGGGTATGTTTGTCGTGGCGCGGTCTGGCCCGGCGGTGGCTGGGCGGCAGCGGGAAGTGAGGGCAGCACGGAGCGCGGGAAAGGGCCACGAGTAGGCTGGGCTGCAACGTGCGCGCGCTGCCCGCGGAGGCGGGCTCGCGGCGGTGCGGGCTCGCGGCGGCTGCCGTGACGTCAGCGGTGACGGCACGGCGGGCTTTAGGGGCCATGGCGCGCATCACGCTGGAGGACCTGGACGGCCTGGGCGaagaggaggaggcggaggcggaggaggaagaagaggaaggcgacgaggagggggagggggcgcggagcCAGCTGTTCGCCCACTGGGAGGCCGTGGCCAGCACGCACCGGGTGAGCCTGCCCCGAGGTGAGCGGCGGGCGGGGGAGGCCGatggggcggcggggccccctccagcctcaCCTCCCCCTGCGCATTGCCTTGCAGACATGGCGGGCCCCATCGCCCAGATGACCCGGCACGGCCGGCTCCGCGAGCCGGTGCCCTACGTCACCCTGGCGCGGCTGGACAAGGTGAGGACCGCTGCTGTCCGCCCGCCCGCTCGGGGCGGCCGCTGTGGGGGGGGCCGGTGGCCCTTcctggcgggggcggggccgcgagTCGCTGCGCCCGCGCGGACGCGCTGCGACCGGGGCGGCACCTCGCGCTTGGCgtggcggcggcccccccccctcccttgcTGCTGCCCACGCAAGCGcccagcttttattttaaaaccgaCTTGGCCTCGCTGCCCTCTGCGCTCTTCTGGCTCCCGGCTGCCTCCTTTCCCGACCTGCCCTTTGTTGGGGCGAGCAAATCTAAGAGGGTGGCAAAACGCCATTCTCAGTTTAGAGCCTGCACCCTGCCTTGCACAGCTCCTTGCTGCATCACTCAGAGCCTCGCTGGGCTGGTGTTTGCGCTGGCTGCATGGCTCATGGTGAAGCTGGAGAACTCAGCTCAAGGGAAGGGTGCTCTGCAGGGCACCCATGTGGCCTTGGATAGCAGACCAGAGTGTTTGTTACTGTTTGTGCTGGCCACCAATCCAAACCTGGTGGCTTCTGCCCAAAGGTCTCCTGTTCTGGCCAGCCAAGTTGCGCACCTCCTCTCATCTCTCACACAAGAAGGTGTTTCTGAGCTTTCAGATAAACAGTGAGGAAGCACTTGTCAGACTGGTTCCTCTGTCTCTGCAGGCTTGGCTGGGCTTGCTACCAAGAAGACATCTGTCAGTTGTTCTGGGTGAGGAGCACTCAAGCAGGTTCTCTTGGGCTGAAGTCCAGCGCTCCTGCCTGTGAAACACATCTGAGTGTGTGGGATCTACAGAACTGAACTGGGGCTCTACTACCCTCCCTGTTCTTCTGGGTCCCGGGGACTTGCCTTGCTTGGGCTCTTCTCTACATGTGCCAATCTCAGGGAGGGATGGGGTCCTCAAAACCTGGGGGGGTCTGCAGATCTTCTGCTGCTGTTGACATGCTCTCTGTGCCAGAGGAGGATTCTTGGAGCTTGACTCCAGGGCTGGGTGAAGAGCTGGGAGCCACCCCTGGCATTAGTGCTGAGGGCGCTCACAAACTAGGACTCTTCTGGGTGCAGACCCCAGGCTCAGGCAGGTGGGTAGGCTTTGGCTGCTCCTCCTGAGCCTTGTGTCTGTGCCACAAGCCCTCATCCTCTTGGAGGCAACTGAGTTATTATGCCACCTACAGAGCCTTGCCGACCCCAGTGCTGAGGGTCCCATGTTAGAGAGGACTGCTGCTCCTGGGTCTTTGTGAAACTTGTTTTCTTTGCCAGGTCTCATCTTCTAGAGTGGTGGTGGCTAATATAAGGGTCAGGCTGTAGGAGGACCAGATACCAGGCCTCACTGGGTTGATAGGTTTATTCTCGCATGTGGCAGATGAGAATTGCAAATCATCTGGAGGGACTGGCAGTTTACTTGCCTGGCAAATGCTATTGCTCCACTCTGCTTGGCAGGGCAGTAGCAGACATGGCCCCTTTAGAGGCTAAACGCTAGCTGGCCCACAGTGTCTTGCGGCACTGTCCTTCTTGGCACCCCGCTGATAAACTGGAGCAGCCCAAATGCCTTCCATTTGTCTTTGGTTTGGCTTTCTGAGCAGACACCTGATTTGGATCAGGGTGTAGGAAGGCTGCACTCAGGGCCAAGGTGTTTGTGAATTCCTGGCTCACTTAACGCATACCAGCAGAGCTGTGGAGCCCCAAAGTTCAGACAGGAGCTGTGAGCTCTTGGAGAACAAGGCTGAGTTGCATGTTCACTAATCTGACAGAAGAACAAGCTGAGGCCAGGAGGTAGGAGCTGGCCACATCTTCGCACCCCCTCTTGTGCAGTACCCATGGCTATGACTGTGTGATGAACTGAACTGGGGGCAGATCCATCTGTAAGTCATCCCCCCACACTTTCTTTGTTGGGTTTGTCCAGAAAAATCTGCCCTGGAAACAGGGATTCTGACCCATCCCGCAAAGCTCTCTGCTTTGCTCCATGACTTCTCCTCATGAGGAGAAGGATCTGAGAGGACATGCGTTCTAGCCTTCACAGCCCTTCTGGGTGCTAGAGCTCTTGTGCCATAGCTGGACCTTCCCTTCTCTTGGGCGCGAAGCTTTTTGCTTGTTATCCTCCACATACACAGTGCTCCAGGGAAAGGGCACTGTGCCTGTGAATCCAGTCAAACTTCCTGGAGGCATTTGGGTGTCTGGAATTAGGAACATTCTTACATGTAGGCAGGACAGTGCCTGGAGAGGAGCAGAAAGTCCTGGGATCCCTACTGAGGATGTGCTGCATTCCTTGTGCATGCCAGGAGCCTCCAAGACTCCTTGTGCCCCATCTGAGCTGGTTCTTTTGCAGCCCTTCACCCAGCAATGTTGAAGTGCCCTTGTCTAGGCTGTGCCTGACATGACCTCCACTTGCCCTGCGTGGCCTCCACTGCCAGTCACTGGCTAGCAAGGAGTCCTGCTTCAGCAGGGTTCTGTCCCTCCCCACTCCCACCCCTGCCTGCAAGCATTGGCTTTGCCACCCAAGTGCTGCAGCGTTGCCAGCATGCTTAACCCTGACTTGGCTTTCCCTGTGGCCTGTTTCAGTGCGAGGAAGCAGCCTATGAAGAGCGGCAGTACCCAGCTGGGAAGTGGGCCTGTGTCACCAAGGGGGAGCCCATGTATGAGCAGAGCATCTCCATGAGCTTCATGAAGCTCATGCGCTACATCTGCAAGGAGAACTCTGTAGGTGTGTGCAGGCTGGTGGGAGAGGCGGGGGGGCAGCAGGCCGCACAGAGCTGGGCCCCGGCACGGTCCAGCCAGAgcggggaggaaggctgcctccgCCTACCGAGCTGTCTCACTGTGCCCACTGCCTCCCTCTAGGTTGCTATCTGGGCATGACGATCCCAGTGCTCAACGAAATCCACCTGACCAAGGAGGGGACCGAGCTAGCACGTGAGGTCCTAACTGCCTTTTACCTCCCGGGAGCGTTCCAGCAAAACCCCCCTGTCCCCATGGACCCCGAAATCCACATCACTGAGAGGGCACCACTCCGGGTGATAACCAGGTGACCCCAGCAccagcagtgtttcagcagctctgctgaggtgtATGAACTCGCTGCATGGCTCCTCTGGTTTATCCATCAGTGGCTGGtctgtgcccagggcagagggctgggggccCTGGCTGTGGGAAAGGGGATGTGCTGGTGGCAGTGTTGCTGATGTTGCTCCCTTCGCTGCAGGGTTTTCTATGGGATGACCACTGAAGAGACAATCTTGCGAGAGATCAGTCTCTTCTGGGAGCTCCTGGGCTCCACAGACACTGTGCTCCAGGAGACCTACATCGTAGCTGCTTATGAGAATCCCAGCATCCCTCAGCGCCGCAATGAGATCTGGTTCATCCGTCGGGCAGAGTGAGGCCCCTCCTTGACCACAAACCATCCCGTGACTGGACCTGGTGTAGATGGCAGTTCTGACCTGAAAGAGACGAATGCACATCCTGACCCACCATTCACCCACAGAACAGCAGACTGAGAGACAGCAGGGTGGGGGTCACGCTCTGCCCCATGCAAGCCCAGCCAGGGGGAAACCTGGGGCGGTAACAGCATGGGTTGGGGCAAtgtgctggcctggccagagCTTTTTTTTAGCTCTGAGCTGGGATTGCAAAACCGTGCCAGGTGCACAAGTGGGGCTTGTGGCTGGCAATCATGGGCTGATAGCATCAAGAAGGTAAATGCCTGCACCTGAGAGATTCGCTGCCTGTCTGTGACAGAGCCACTGAAACGCTGCTCCAGGGAAAGCAGGATTTGAAGGGGGAAGGGGCTGGCCACTAGTGAGGTGGTGTGGATGCTGCAGGTTTCCTGCTGGGGCGGTTCTCTTTGGACTGTTGGCTGTCGCTGACCATCCCTCAGCCACAACAGAGGTGCCAGCAGCCTTTGTCCAGCACTTACGGATGCTGTTTGCGGAGCTGCTGTGTGCGGAGAGGGGCAGGTCCCACCAGCAGCAGTACCGCTGTGTGTTGCATTGTGCATTGATCACTGAGTTTCACATCCATGAATACTGTTGCGCTTTCCTCGGGGAAGCTGGCAGTGCCAACAGCAAATAAACCCGGCTCAAACCACCGTGGCTGCACATCCCTGGCTTTGGGGATTGGGGGTGGTCAGGCTAGACTGGGAAGAGCACTGTGTTGTCCTTTCACTCCTCAAGATGCTCCAGGCTGCAAAGCTGTCGCTGAGCGGAGGAGAGCTCTGGTGTTTGCCCAGATTATTGCCTTGGGTTCAGCTGGGCACGGTCCCTGCCTTGCTGCCCAGGCTGCTTCTGTTGCTGCTATACAGAGTTGTGGCCATGTTCCTATGCAGGTAAGGTGGTCTTCTGTCAGTTCGGGTTAATTccagcctcagtttccccctgtGCAAAAATAGGCCCCTTCACTGCATGCAGGAACCTGCtgaggggtcaatactgggtccactcttgttcaacttattcatcagtgacctggatgaagggacagagtgtaccctcagcaaggttgctgatgatgcaacacTGGGGGGATTGGCTGATACACTTCAGAGGGACCTGAACAGCCTGGAGAGATGggtagagaggaacctcatgaagttcaacaaagggaagcgCGGAGTCCTgcatctagggaggaataaccgcatgcaccagtccaggctgggggctgacctgctggaacgcagctctgcagagaaggtgctaggtgtcctggtggacaccaagttgtccatgagccagcaatgtgcccttgtgtcCAAGAAGGCCAGTGATATCCTGGGGttcattaggaagagcattgccagcaggtggagggaggcgACCcttgccctctactcagccctggtgaggccacccctggaatgctgtgtccaggtctgggctccccaatacaagagagacatggagctactggatcgagtccagcaaagggctgctaagatgatgaagggactggagcctctcatatgaggaaaggctgagtgagctgggactgttcagcatggagaagggaagactgaggggggttcttgtcaatgtgtataagtatctgaagggaggttgtaaagagaatggggccagCCTATTCTCAGTGGTGCACAgagataggatgagaggcaacgagcacaaactgaaacacagatagTTCTGTCTGAATCtagggaaaaacttttttactgtgagggtgacagagcactggaacaggttgcccagagagcttgtggagtctccatccttggagatattccaaagccatctggacatggtccttggtaacgtgctgtaggtgaccccgCTTGagcgagcgggggggggggtggggggttggactagattaTCGCTAAAGGTCCTTTCTGACCTCAACTGTTCTGCAATTCTGTGAAGGCCTTCCTAAGATACAAGTGATCTCTAGATCAGCAGCCCTCAGCTCATGTCCCtcctgaggaaggaaaagcaattcCCTTGTGTGGGGCTGGACTGGGTGGCTCAAGTGTTGGTGGGACAGCGAAGATGATTTGTGCCAGCATGTGTGGGACAGAGACATCCTTCCTCTTACCCTCTTGCCAGCTGCTTGGTTGCCAGCGCTAATCCTGCAAGCGGGGTAAGTGGAAGTCAAGCTTGCTTTCTTGAGCTGGTTGAGTAGGACGCCGCTTCCTCTGAGGCTGCTCAGTCCCCAGCCACAACCCAAATGGCTTTTGGTGGCAGGAAGCAGTGGTTTCCCTACGAGAGCAGGCTGGTCTGTGGTTATGCAGCAGCACACCCTGCTTTGGGAGACCTTCCCCCAACTCTTGTGTAGCtcctggggctcccagccctaTTGGAGGTGCTTGCAGTGGCAGCTCCTGATGCAGGTCCAAGTGGGCATCACCATGCAGGGCAGCAGGCCTGCTCCAGGCCAAGTCAAGGCTTTGGTGTGCTCTGTGATCAGTCCAAGGGTGCTCACAGGGACGCTGAGATCCCATGGCAAGTTTTCCAGGTGGGACCAAAAGCAGGTGGTGTTTTGGAGGCTCTCAGGTGAGGATTAAGAAACAGAGATGGGAAAACTGGTGGCATGCGCCagggcccagggctgcagcagggtctTATGGTGTGGGCTTGCTCTGCTCCACCCTGGGTTTGGGCAGCATGGAGGAGCAGAGGGAGAGCATGTGGTGCCTGTTGCCCCAGGGCCAGGCTAGAGGCCACGGTGAGGAGCGCTGCAGGTGGAGGAGAGCTTGCCCACTGCTGGCAGAAGGGCAAAGGGCGGTGCTCGCCCCCTCGCAGACCCCGCGGAAGCGGAGGGCTCCGGGGGCCGCCTGCGGGGACGAGGGTAGCGGCGCGCTCCCGGCGCCGCGTGTCCTGCCCCGGCGAGCGGGCGCAGAGCTCcggccgggcgcgcggggcctccgccgggaccgccccgaggccgcggggcaccgccgcggcccgggcccccccgccccgcttccggcggccgccccgccccccggaaGCCCCtcccggcggtggcggcggcggcatgGCCACGGGAGGCGGCCGGGGCGCGCACTGACCGGTGCGGCGCAGAGGATGGCGGCGCTCTGGGCGCTCCTGGTGCTCGGTGagtgcggggaggcggcggcgggggggtctaCAGCTCCCGCCAGGGCCGCGCCGTCGCCGCCTCCGCCTCCTTCTCCTCCGTCCCTCGCCCCCCTGCACGGCGGCGCCTTCTCCCCTATCCCCGCCCCGCGCCCTGATTTccaaatttcaatttttaaatgagTTTCGAGGCGAGCGGGTGCCGCCGGCCGGTGTCTGGCGGGACGGAGGCAGCCGCTTcgggagcggccgcggcgggtccccccgcagccccggcctcGCTGGCGGGGCTCCGCCTCGGGCTGCGGCTCGGCCGCGTCCCGgcagcctccccccggccccgccgccgacACCGGGGAGGTCGCGGGTGCGCGGCCGTAGATTGTCTTCTGGTGAAATACGAGCAGgtagctctggaaaaaaaaaaatctgtgggcGCAGGGTTGGCTGCTGATGATCTGGTCCCCCAAGGGTTTCATCGCAAGCCGAGAGCATCCAAGTACCCCATCTCCCCGGGCCCCCAGCTGTCAGGGTCCGAGCCCACCGCACTTGGTGCCACTGTGCAGACCTGGGGGGCTCGGGCTCAGACAGCTGCTGTTCCCAGCTGTCTGCTTTTCGGGGTGGTGGGGTTGATGGCGCAGAACAAACTCGAGCTGCTGGGTCTAAATCTCTCCCACAGTGCTGCTCACCCCcgcttcccccttctttccctcaCCTGCCATGGGTGCCACTGCGCTCACAGTCTGGCCCTGCGAAGCCCAGGGCAAAGGGGACATTTCAGCTCCCATCCTCGCCTTGGAGCCATCCCGCTTTGCCCACCCTATGGGCCAAAAGGCAGCACAGCGCAGCCTGCCTGGCCTGCGTGGCAGGGATGTGGGAGGTGAGTGGGGCCCTGCAAGCTGTTTCCAGCCTGGTCGCTGGTGGCGGGTCTGGCTTTGAAGGGTCTCGTGTTCCCCTGTGCCGCTTCCCCGCCCCCCTTCAGAAGGGGTTTTGCACATTGCCAGAGTCTACTCGCAGGCTGCACTGTTCAGCAACATTGCATGCTTTGCTGCAAAATCAAGAGTGATCTTAAAGTTCAGCATCTGGGGAAAGAGGATTGGATGCAGTCTCGCTGATAGAGAGGTATTTACAACTCTAACATTGCCCTTCGTGTAtccagagctgtggctggaccctTCTGCTGGGCTGGAAGTTATGTCCAATTCGCAGCTGATGCATGCAAAACACAGCTCTTGTTTAGGGAATTAGCACCGTTATTGCTAGTTGCCTTGGCGGGATGCTGGGAAGGCCATTTCTGAAGGGGCAGCATGAGCTTGGCTTGGTTTAGAGCAGAGTGACCTGGCGTGGAGCTGCTGTGACAGTCTGTGTGCCGACGGAGGCGTTCAGCAGTGTTGGGAGGAACATGCCACCAGCCGGCATGCCAAAACATAGTTTGATACTTCGTTTTTTCTGGCTCACAGCAAGTTGTACGGATTGTGGGGGATGTCTCCCCTTGACCTGGGGAGGCTGTTTGGAGTGGGGGCTGGGGAAAGACCTCCCTCACTGTGGGAAGCACCGGGGGTGTGTGACTTAAATCCTTTTTGTGACCCTTTGTTGCCACGTATGAGTTCCCAGAGCACTTTGTGGCTAGGCTGCTGGTCCCCATACCTCCATTTCAGTTGTTCAGCAGAGCTCCGGCGATGACACTGCAGTGTGCCAGATGTGCACTGCCTTCTGCTGGAGCGTGTGGTCAAAACGCTAGCAGAGGAAGTATTTGCTGAATCAACTCTTCTTTAAAGCCAAGAAAACCCAAGGGTCTGTTTTGTTCTGAAAGTGCCTCTGCGTCCTGTGTCGAGCTGTACATTTCCGTGTGGCAGTGCTTTCCCTGTGCTCATCAGCAAGGCCATTCCTAAATGAGAAAAATGTGCATGGTCAGATAGGAACTGAGAGTTTCTCTTGGTTCTAAAGGGCCCGAAATAGACTTCCAGCACTGCAACTTGAGTGACTTTTATTCCCCGAGCTGAAGCTAACATCTGTTTTCCAACGGCTTGGAGTTCCCTGCAGCCAGGAAAAGTATTAAGATAACTGATCTGAGCAAGCGTCCCTTTGgcagctgaagagctgcactGCTCAGCACGTTTCTGGTCCGCTTTGGGGCAAAGCAGTAACAAGCCAGCCCTGTTCTTTTGCCACGAACTATGGAGCTTGGGGCAGGTTGCAACCCTGACGTGGCAGGCGCTGTGAGGGCATGGGGGCACTGTGGTTGGGGCCATAGGCTCCTGCACAGTGGGTCCGCCATCTCCTGGACTACTGAGAACTGTCACCGGGGAGGAGAGATGTCATGTTCACCCTTCTTTAAGGATGGCCTCCGATGTCTTCATTGATCCGGAATGAGAACATCTTCTAAAGGCAGATGGGTGGATGTTTAAACTGCAGCAAGCACCCATATTTAGTTGCGCCTTGGGTGGTGAATGCTTTCACTGATGGGAACATGCTTTCTCCCAGTCCAACCCTCTTGCTCCAGGGAGGTGAGGGCCGGGACTGCGCTGCCATGCTTTGTTCAGATGAGTGTGTCTCACTTCATTCATTTGACGAAAGGCTGGGCCACGTTGTCCCAACGGATAGGCGTGCATGTCCTCGGAGGGGAGGTGGTTTCTGGAAAGGCCGTGGAGCCCAAGAGGAAGTACGGAAAGAAGGTAGGAAAGGAGATGGGagagaagagcctggctttggGGCTGCAGGCAAGAACACAGGGGCCAGTCTGGCTGCAAGTGATAAGGCACTTCAAAAAGGTCTCAAGACCCCAAGGCCTCAGTACAGGTATTTACTAGAGGAACTTTACACTAATACTTTTCTTCACTTCCTCGCAATTCATCTGCTATTTGAACTGCAAAGATCAAAGCTGTCTTCCAGCAAGTACACGTGGGCCTAAGCAAATAGCTGGACCTACACCTCTCTCCGGTGAATAAACACTCTTTCCTCTCTGAACATTTTCAAGCGTAGCTCTCAGGCCTGGAATGCAAAATATTTCACGTTAGCAGTGGGTGTTTCCACTGCTTTCAATATTTGGGAACTGGGAACAAATGCTCATTTAGCAGCAGACGGTCTTGGGTACAAACGTGCTCTTTGTGAGTGCAGTTGCTTCTGCAGTGTTCACAGAGAAATTCCCCTAGGATCAGAGGACATGTGATTGTCCAGCCTCAGAGGGAACAGGCCTTGTCCCACTGACatgagtggtggtggtggtgagctcATAGGCAGCTCTCTGGAGGGCGGTGAGGTCAACGAGATGCTTGAGATATACACAGGAGCATCACTTTTTTGCAAGGGTTTCAGTTGTGCAGGCTGCTGCCAATGGGTTTGGGACATTGCAAAAGCTGCAAACTGGATTTTTCCAGGTGTAGCCCAAATAACACTCCTAGCTTTTGTCACATAAGCGGAAGGGGTACTGATCCACCTCCCCAGGCCTGGATGTGAATGCTTTCGGCATGGCAGCATCTAGCAGTGAAGGCTGGTAATACCAAAGCTGGGAGAAGGATGAGGGTAGTGTTGTGTACCTTTATAAGAAATCAACTTGTCTtaggcaaaaaaagaagaaaaagagggcaATGAAGAAAAGCAATGGCAGAAGAAATGACTATTGGTAACGTGTTAGTTCTTGGACGTCAGCATGCTTTTCAGCATGGCAAAGGTGCCACTGTGGGTGGCCTGGTCCCATGTCCTGCTCCTTGCCTGAGGGATGCTGGAGAGGTGGTATGCATGAGCTGCTTGTAAATGCCATAAGTCTTTTGGAAAAGCAGACGTTATCTTCTACAGTGGGGATAAAGCACTCTGCTACAAGTGTGGCATGCCTTGTGTGCTGGCTTGCCTGGAAAAAGCAGTCCCACTGCTGGGCATAGGAGGATTTGTGCTCTGGGGGAGACCTGGCAGTGAGAGGTTGTGGGCTGCAGGTTTTTGGCCTCTTTGCATGGCTGCCTGTGAGAGCAGGGGCTTTTGCGCGAGCTGTGTCACAATCTGGAGGCTCCACGGTGTGGTTCCTGACTCATTTCTGACGTCCCTGAAAGCTTTTGGCAGCCTGAATACGTTGCATATTTCTTGCCTTTAGGGAGGTTGGTCAGAGGGAGTGCAAGCATGGTGGGGCACCCTGGGGCAGTCCCTTTAGGAGATGTTTGCTCACTGCCTAATGTCAAAGCTGCTGAATCACTGTTTAAGAAAGCAAGCTTTCGCCTTTTAATTATGGGTGTTTGGTCCAGACCCTGCTGGGACCAGTGATGCTGGTTGAATTGGTGAGGTCTCAGCTCTCTGTTCATCTCTCCTCTTCCTTGCCTGCTGCCCGGGCTGTCAGATCCCGGGACCACTTACTGTTGGGTGCAGTATGAGAGGGCAGCGTCCCATCACATCATGTGGCTCAACTCCCGCAGTGCCAGTGCCTCGAGCTTGCATTGTGATAGGAACCATCACTATTGCTGTCTGGTTTCAACCAGACGATCGGTGTCCCCTAACAACTGGATGAAGGGCCAGACTATCCCTTGTTTCTTGGTGGCTCCACTTGCTTTGGTGCACGGCAGCGGGGTGAGGCTGAATCTGTGCCACTCTGCTGCGGTAAGGTCTCCATGTCAGGTTGTTCCTTTCTTCTGGGGAAATCCTTGGCAGCCAAGAGCTGTTCTAGTGCTGTTACCTGTGTCTCCTTTTAATCCGTGCAGCCTTCTCCGAGTAGCTGGGGAAGATTTTCAAGCCAAACACAAGTGGTCTT containing:
- the LOC112994272 gene encoding heme-binding protein 1-like; translation: MARITLEDLDGLGEEEEAEAEEEEEEGDEEGEGARSQLFAHWEAVASTHRVSLPRDMAGPIAQMTRHGRLREPVPYVTLARLDKCEEAAYEERQYPAGKWACVTKGEPMYEQSISMSFMKLMRYICKENSVGCYLGMTIPVLNEIHLTKEGTELAREVLTAFYLPGAFQQNPPVPMDPEIHITERAPLRVITRVFYGMTTEETILREISLFWELLGSTDTVLQETYIVAAYENPSIPQRRNEIWFIRRAE